From one Solanum lycopersicum chromosome 12, SLM_r2.1 genomic stretch:
- the LOC138340492 gene encoding F-box protein At5g49610-like codes for MSSRQRKKFFSEEIIIKILNGLPFKSLARCSSVSKNWRKYVAEIYRSRLQWPKPYLFGFFCVEKRLQSRFFFSSKESPLLIGNSLDESVDFIGERVYIVASSNGFLLCNKLRSRQRVYYVYNPATRQRFDFPRTQISMKDPYVGFIVKETDESVSFTIVRYEVTSPVSRIKFRFQYSLTIESYSSETKEWTANSLIEDVPFPLYPSRDEISSSSVGVLDGVFFWLDNYGQWMTIYDSVNEDFRALELPERRTVIYPGYCCLGLSGGKICLASTGWTTITCWQLNNFPSRDAVWVRKYAVNVASVVEKCEQDFGLGGGSSLDRELRNMIFHPVLSHMLYLQIRSMVISYDLETNTAEFVYDFGEAWRKTIHYKLFSYEWPQWPRLQ; via the coding sequence ATGAGTAGTAGACAACGCAAAAAGTTTTTTTCTGAGGAAATCATAATCAAAATACTGAATGGTCTGCCTTTCAAATCGCTAGCAAGGTGTTCAAGCGTATCAAAGAACTGGCGAAAGTACGTTGCTGAAATTTACCGTTCTCGTCTCCAATGGCCCAAACCCTACCTATTTGGCTTCTTTTGTGTAGAGAAACGTTTGCAAAGCCGTTTCTTTTTCTCATCGAAGGAATCACCACTGTTAATTGGTAATAGTTTGGATGAGTCTGTCGATTTTATCGGTGAAAGAGTTTACATTGTTGCCTCTTCTAATGGTTTTCTCCTCTGCAATAAGCTTAGAAGTAGACAAAGGGTTTATTATGTCTATAATCCTGCGACAAGGCAGCGTTTTGATTTCCCAAGAACTCAAATCTCTATGAAGGATCCATATGTTGGATTTATAGTAAAGGAGACCGATGAGTCTGTCTCATTTACTATAGTTCGTTATGAAGTAACTTCTCCAGTAAGTAGGATTAAGTTCCGGTTCCAGTACAGTTTAACAATTGAAAGTTACTCTTCAGAGACTAAGGAGTGGACTGCTAATTCGTTAATTGAGGATGTACCTTTTCCATTGTACCCTTCTAGGGATGAGATTTCGTCATCCTCGGTCGGTGTATTAGATGGAGTATTCTTTTGGCTAGATAATTATGGACAATGGATGACTATTTATGATAGTGTAAACGAGGATTTTCGGGCTTTGGAATTGCCTGAACGGAGGACGGTGATCTATCCTGGTTATTGTTGCCTTGGATTATCAGGCGGGAAAATCTGTTTAGCATCGACTGGTTGGACAACCATCACTTGTTGGCAACTCAACAATTTTCCAAGTCGAGATGCAGTATGGGTTAGGAAGTACGCTGTCAATGTTGCATCTGTAGTTGAGAAATGTGAACAAGATTTTGGACTCGGAGGAGGTAGTTCTCTTGATAGGGAGCTTCGGAACATGATTTTTCATCCAGTTCTTTCACACATGTTGTATTTGCAAATAAGAAGCATGGTTATTTCATATGATTTGGAAACAAATACTGCtgaatttgtttatgattttggaGAAGCTTGGCGGAAGACAATACACTACAAATTGTTTTCCTATGAGTGGCCTCAATGGCCGCGTCTCCAGTAG